TGGAAACAATGTTCAACTATCAAATTGACAACAAGCTATAATCAATTTGATTTGATGATGAAAAAGGTCATGTCATAATGTAgattgtgttatatatataaggcaCACTACATGCTTATTGAATATAAGATAGCAGATGCTTTTTACAATGAACCTTTTAACTCTATCTTGATTTGCGCATTATGTCAATCCATTGTGTAATACTCCCCTTCAATAAgccttcatttttttcttctacaCTTCATTAGGAACTTCGGTAGTATCATATCCTAATGAAGGGACAAATGGTTTTGGGGGCATTTCCAAGTCCTGCAAACTCCCCATCAGCATCTGCACCGTCCTCGACATGGTCGGGCGATTCACCGGATTCCATTGTACGCACCATAATGCAACAATCGCGAGCTTCTTCGCTATCTCTTCTTCACTCGCGGTCATTTCTATATCCAATTCTAATTCTTGCCTGCTGACTAACTGCTCGTAAACCCACTCCGGGAAGTAAGCCTCACCTTGGTTTTCAATCTCCGGATCAGCAATCTTCTTTCCGCCTACCAATTCTAGCATCAGCATTCCGAAGCTGTAAACATCAGACTTATACGACACCGTTCCGAAGTTTCTAGAATATATCTCTGGTGCAATGTAGCCCATTGTCNtcgtttatctttataaatttagtatattttatgcaattctcgcaactatatattcattaaagccatgaattagtttaaatttttatatcaaagtACTATTGACTAGttgaaatcaaaaaaataaattctgaaataaaaatttaagattacttggttagcttaaattttgatgttAGAGGCCTAGCTACTCCCGGGCCTTGGGGGCCTCTGCCCGACCCATCATCATaccgggccgggcggcccacaGATCTGTCGGGCCCATTTTTGCACCCATAGGTAGACAGGactaggaaaaaaataaaggctaaattacataaaacctctccgtcaaaatccgatttttcactttccttcattgtcatttaaaaacctacactttgccccttaGTAAa
This window of the Ananas comosus cultivar F153 unplaced genomic scaffold, ASM154086v1, whole genome shotgun sequence genome carries:
- the LOC109705376 gene encoding rust resistance kinase Lr10-like, whose protein sequence is MGYIAPEIYSRNFGTVSYKSDVYSFGMLMLELVGGKKIADPEIENQGEAYFPEWVYEQLVSRQELELDIEMTASEEEIAKKLAIVALWCVQWNPVNRPTMSRTVQMLMGSLQDLEMPPKPFVPSLGYDTTEVPNEV